In Streptomyces sp. SID8374, one genomic interval encodes:
- a CDS encoding acetyl-CoA C-acetyltransferase: protein MPEAVIVSAARSPIGRAFKGSLKDLRADDLTATIIQTALAKVPELDPKDIDDLMLGCGLPGGEQGNNLGRIIAVQMGMDHLPGCTVTRYCSSSLQTSRMALHAIKAGEGDVFISAGVEMVSRFTKGNSDSLPDTHNPLFAEAEARTAARAEESGAGWHDPREDGLVPDAYISMGQTAENLARSKGVTRQEMDEFGVRSQNLAEEALKNGFWEREITPVTTPDGTVVSKDDGPRAGVTLEGVQGLKPVFRPDGLVTAGNCCPLNDGAAALVIMSDTKARELGLTPLARIVSTGVSGLSPEIMGYGPVEASKQALKRAGLTIDDIDLAELNEAFAAQVIPSYRDLGLPLEKVNVNGGAIAVGHPFGMTGARITGTLINSLQFHDKQWGLETMCVGGGQGMAMVIERLS from the coding sequence ATGCCCGAAGCCGTGATCGTCTCTGCCGCCCGTTCGCCGATCGGCCGCGCCTTCAAGGGGTCCCTCAAGGACCTGCGCGCGGACGACCTGACCGCCACGATCATCCAGACCGCGCTGGCCAAGGTCCCCGAGCTGGACCCGAAGGACATCGACGACCTGATGCTGGGCTGCGGTCTGCCCGGGGGCGAGCAGGGCAACAACCTGGGCCGCATCATCGCCGTACAGATGGGGATGGACCACCTTCCCGGCTGTACGGTCACCCGCTACTGCTCCTCCTCGTTGCAGACCAGCCGGATGGCGCTGCACGCGATCAAGGCGGGCGAGGGCGACGTCTTCATCTCGGCGGGCGTCGAGATGGTGTCCCGCTTCACCAAGGGCAACTCCGACAGCCTCCCGGACACGCACAACCCGCTCTTCGCCGAGGCCGAGGCCCGCACCGCCGCCCGCGCCGAGGAGTCCGGCGCGGGCTGGCACGACCCGCGCGAGGACGGCCTGGTCCCGGACGCGTACATCTCGATGGGGCAGACGGCGGAGAACCTGGCCCGCTCCAAGGGCGTCACCCGCCAGGAGATGGACGAGTTCGGCGTACGGTCGCAGAACCTCGCCGAGGAAGCCCTGAAGAACGGCTTCTGGGAGCGGGAGATCACCCCGGTCACCACCCCCGACGGCACGGTCGTCTCCAAGGACGACGGCCCGCGCGCGGGCGTCACGCTGGAGGGCGTGCAGGGCCTGAAGCCGGTCTTCCGCCCCGACGGCCTGGTCACCGCGGGCAACTGCTGCCCGCTCAACGACGGTGCCGCCGCCCTGGTGATCATGTCCGACACCAAGGCGCGCGAGCTGGGCCTGACCCCGCTGGCCCGGATCGTCTCCACCGGCGTCTCCGGCCTCTCCCCCGAGATCATGGGGTACGGCCCCGTCGAGGCGAGCAAGCAGGCGCTGAAGCGGGCGGGCCTCACCATCGACGACATCGACCTCGCCGAGCTGAACGAGGCGTTCGCCGCCCAGGTCATCCCCTCCTACCGGGACCTCGGCCTGCCGCTGGAGAAGGTCAACGTCAACGGCGGCGCGATCGCGGTCGGCCACCCCTTCGGCATGACCGGCGCCCGCATCACCGGCACGCTGATCAACAGCCTCCAGTTCCACGACAAGCAGTGGGGCCTGGAGACGATGTGCGTGGGCGGCGGCCAGGGCATGGCGATGGTGATCGAGCGGCTGAGCTGA
- a CDS encoding DUF4287 domain-containing protein, protein MSHVFSEETHRNLLSRIPQCTGREISDWIRTVDEGPSLVRFEEKVSWLRGEHELAYGHAKAIIHEYDLRRAARKLL, encoded by the coding sequence ATGTCGCATGTCTTCTCCGAAGAAACCCATCGCAACCTGCTCTCCCGGATCCCCCAATGCACCGGTCGTGAGATCTCCGACTGGATCCGGACCGTCGATGAAGGACCCTCCCTCGTCCGCTTCGAGGAGAAGGTGAGCTGGCTGCGCGGGGAGCACGAACTCGCCTACGGGCACGCCAAAGCGATCATCCACGAGTACGACCTCAGGCGGGCCGCCCGCAAGCTGCTCTGA
- a CDS encoding Bax inhibitor-1/YccA family protein produces the protein MRSSNPVFSRRGFSRDNGHAGFNAAPQAGAAATGGNPFAQGTAANPYATNPYAQQGTQPGAPARTDAMTIDDVVTRTAMTLGLVVVAAAIAWWVMPVDQANLGSAYGVAIGAAIIGFVLSLVNSFKRRPSPPLILLYAAFEGVFLGIVSNIVSVYVAPGAAMQAVLGTMAVFAGVLIAYRTGLIRVTRRFYGFVMAAAIGFMLLMMVNLLFAVFGGGDGLGFRSGTLGIIFGIVAIVIGACILALNFKQVEDGIAYGAPREEAWLAAFGLTVTLVWIYIEMLRLVAILSGDD, from the coding sequence ATGAGGAGCAGCAACCCGGTCTTCTCGCGACGGGGGTTCAGCCGCGACAACGGCCACGCGGGCTTCAACGCGGCGCCGCAGGCCGGGGCCGCCGCGACGGGCGGAAACCCGTTCGCGCAGGGCACCGCCGCCAACCCGTACGCCACCAACCCTTACGCACAGCAGGGCACCCAGCCCGGCGCCCCGGCGCGCACCGACGCGATGACCATCGACGACGTGGTGACGCGTACGGCGATGACGCTCGGACTGGTCGTCGTGGCCGCCGCCATCGCCTGGTGGGTCATGCCGGTCGACCAGGCGAACCTGGGCAGCGCCTACGGTGTCGCCATCGGTGCCGCGATCATCGGCTTCGTGCTGTCGCTGGTGAACTCGTTCAAGCGCCGGCCCTCGCCGCCGCTGATCCTGCTGTACGCCGCCTTCGAGGGTGTTTTCCTCGGCATCGTCAGCAACATCGTCAGCGTCTACGTCGCCCCCGGCGCCGCGATGCAGGCGGTGCTCGGCACGATGGCGGTCTTCGCCGGTGTGCTGATCGCCTACCGCACCGGTCTGATCCGGGTCACGCGCCGTTTCTACGGCTTCGTGATGGCCGCCGCCATCGGCTTCATGCTGCTGATGATGGTCAACCTGCTGTTCGCCGTCTTCGGCGGCGGTGACGGCCTCGGCTTCCGCAGCGGCACGCTCGGCATCATCTTCGGCATCGTGGCCATCGTGATCGGCGCGTGCATCCTCGCCCTCAACTTCAAGCAGGTCGAGGACGGCATCGCGTACGGCGCCCCGCGCGAGGAGGCATGGCTGGCCGCCTTCGGCCTCACCGTGACCCTGGTGTGGATCTACATCGAGATGCTGCGCCTGGTCGCCATCCTCAGCGGTGACGACTGA
- a CDS encoding ABC transporter ATP-binding protein: MTTTPTVHRTTAVAARATELSKVYGEGETQVVALDRVTVDFPQGEFTAIMGPSGSGKSTLMHCVAGLDSFSSGSVRIGETELSTLKDKQLTQLRRDKIGFIFQAFNLLPTLTALENITLPMDIAGRKPDAAWLQKVIDMVGLSERLKHRPTELSGGQQQRVAVARALASQPEIIFGDEPTGNLDSRSGAEVLGFLRNSVRELGQTVVMVTHDPVAASYADRVIFLADGAVVDQMMHPTADGVLDRMKAFDAKGRTS, encoded by the coding sequence GTGACCACCACTCCCACCGTTCACCGCACCACCGCGGTGGCCGCCCGCGCCACGGAGCTGTCGAAGGTCTACGGCGAGGGTGAGACGCAGGTCGTCGCCCTGGACCGGGTGACCGTGGACTTCCCGCAGGGCGAGTTCACCGCGATCATGGGCCCCTCGGGGTCCGGCAAGTCGACGCTGATGCACTGCGTCGCCGGTCTCGACAGCTTCAGCAGCGGTTCGGTGCGCATCGGCGAGACCGAGCTGTCCACGCTGAAGGACAAGCAGCTCACGCAGTTGCGCCGGGACAAGATCGGCTTCATCTTCCAGGCCTTCAACCTGCTGCCGACGCTCACCGCGCTGGAGAACATCACCCTGCCGATGGACATCGCGGGCCGGAAGCCCGACGCCGCGTGGCTCCAGAAGGTCATCGACATGGTGGGGCTCTCGGAGCGGCTGAAGCACCGGCCCACCGAGCTCTCCGGCGGCCAGCAGCAGCGTGTCGCCGTGGCCCGCGCCCTGGCCTCGCAGCCCGAGATCATCTTCGGTGACGAGCCGACCGGGAACCTGGACTCCCGCTCCGGCGCCGAGGTCCTGGGCTTCCTGCGCAACTCGGTGCGCGAGCTGGGCCAGACCGTGGTGATGGTGACCCACGACCCGGTGGCCGCCTCCTACGCGGACCGGGTGATCTTCCTCGCGGACGGTGCGGTCGTCGACCAGATGATGCACCCGACCGCCGACGGGGTCCTCGACCGGATGAAGGCGTTCGACGCGAAGGGCCGCACCAGCTGA
- a CDS encoding ABC transporter permease → MFRTALRNVLAHKARLLMTVLAVMLGVAFVSGTLVFTDTLGNAFRNQSAKSYDDVAVAVETHAGGRDDKTPGLDAATLDKIRAVDGVASVTGRVDGFAGVADPDGKLIGNGWSNTGSNFAPGKDGKDGAYDFTQGSGPVKNGQVALDQDTASKGKYRVGDPVRVATNGPVKEYTLSGVFTTEDGAVNAGGSLVLFDTATAQQLYLKPGVFQNATVAAAPGASDRKLLDAIAPLLPEEATAQTGKALADEQAKQIESGLTGLNTILLVFAGIALFVGIFLIANTFTMLVAQRTRELALMRAIGASRRQVKRSVLIEAGVVGTLASVIGFAVGLGLAVGLRSGMGLLGGKIPAGPLVVSPTAVLSAFAVGILITVLAAWLPSRRAAKIAPVAAMSSVHATASVKSLVVRNSIGGVIALLGATGIVGGAATGGENGRYLVAAGAFFALIGIIILIPLLSRPVIALVRPSITKLFGVSGKLASQNAVRNPRRTGATASALAIGLTLVTGISVLGVTLGQAIDKMTTDNIKADYMVSMASGDSLDESALTALSKADGVSALSPQQSAYFEIDGEYQSASGVAPGDVEKVFSLDTVSGSLASLKDGQVAVGAKTAKSNGWKTGDTLPVKFDDDKKGEITIGAVYKENDFLSPFVIPKELADRHSSSPRPEIREIWIKTDGGASKANEQSVVDALGDNPAMSVMDRQDIRDMFGGFINTALNIMYGLLAMALLIAVLGVVNTLAMSVFERQQEIGMLRAIGLDRSRVKRMIRLEAVVISVFGAVIGVGLGVFLGWAIGQTLAADIPGYALVIPWDRLALFLALAGLVGVLASLWPARSAAKLNMLTAIKTE, encoded by the coding sequence ATGTTCCGTACCGCCCTGCGCAATGTGCTCGCGCACAAGGCCAGGCTGCTGATGACCGTGCTCGCCGTCATGCTCGGCGTAGCGTTCGTCTCCGGCACCCTCGTCTTCACCGACACCCTCGGCAACGCCTTCCGCAACCAGTCCGCCAAGAGCTACGACGACGTCGCCGTCGCCGTGGAGACGCACGCCGGCGGGCGCGACGACAAGACCCCCGGCCTCGACGCGGCCACCCTCGACAAGATCCGCGCGGTGGACGGCGTGGCCTCCGTCACCGGCCGGGTCGACGGCTTCGCCGGGGTCGCCGACCCCGACGGCAAGCTGATCGGCAACGGCTGGTCCAACACCGGCTCCAACTTCGCCCCCGGCAAGGACGGCAAGGACGGCGCGTACGACTTCACCCAGGGCAGCGGCCCGGTGAAGAACGGTCAGGTCGCCCTCGACCAGGACACCGCCTCCAAGGGGAAGTACCGGGTCGGCGACCCGGTGCGGGTCGCCACCAACGGCCCGGTGAAGGAGTACACCCTCTCCGGTGTCTTCACCACCGAGGACGGCGCGGTCAACGCGGGCGGCAGCCTGGTGCTGTTCGACACCGCGACCGCCCAGCAGCTCTACCTGAAGCCCGGCGTCTTCCAGAACGCCACCGTGGCCGCCGCCCCGGGCGCCTCCGACCGGAAGCTGCTGGACGCCATCGCCCCGCTGCTGCCGGAGGAGGCCACCGCGCAGACCGGCAAGGCCCTCGCGGACGAGCAGGCGAAGCAGATCGAGTCCGGTCTCACCGGCCTCAACACCATCCTGCTGGTCTTCGCCGGCATCGCCCTGTTCGTCGGCATCTTCCTCATCGCCAACACCTTCACGATGCTGGTCGCCCAGCGCACCCGTGAGCTGGCCCTGATGCGGGCCATCGGCGCCTCCCGCCGCCAGGTCAAGCGCTCGGTGCTGATCGAGGCCGGCGTCGTCGGAACCCTCGCCTCCGTCATCGGCTTCGCCGTCGGCCTCGGCCTCGCCGTCGGCCTGCGCTCCGGGATGGGCCTCCTGGGCGGCAAGATCCCGGCCGGACCGCTGGTCGTCTCGCCCACCGCGGTGCTCTCCGCCTTCGCCGTCGGCATCCTGATCACCGTCCTGGCCGCCTGGCTGCCCTCCCGCCGGGCCGCGAAGATCGCCCCGGTCGCGGCGATGAGCAGCGTGCACGCCACCGCCTCCGTCAAGTCCCTCGTCGTACGGAACTCGATCGGCGGCGTCATCGCCCTGCTCGGTGCCACGGGCATCGTCGGCGGCGCGGCCACCGGCGGGGAGAACGGGCGCTACCTGGTCGCGGCCGGCGCCTTCTTCGCCCTGATCGGCATCATCATCCTGATCCCGCTGCTCTCCCGGCCGGTCATCGCCCTGGTGCGGCCGTCGATCACGAAGCTGTTCGGCGTCTCCGGGAAGCTGGCCTCGCAGAACGCGGTCCGCAACCCGCGGCGTACCGGAGCCACCGCCTCCGCCCTGGCGATCGGGCTGACCCTGGTCACCGGCATCTCGGTGCTCGGCGTCACCCTCGGCCAGGCCATCGACAAGATGACCACGGACAACATCAAGGCCGACTACATGGTCTCGATGGCCAGTGGCGACTCCCTGGACGAGTCGGCGCTCACCGCCCTGTCGAAGGCGGACGGCGTCTCGGCGCTCTCCCCGCAGCAGTCGGCGTACTTCGAGATCGACGGGGAGTACCAGTCGGCCTCGGGTGTGGCCCCGGGCGACGTGGAGAAGGTCTTCTCGCTGGACACGGTCTCCGGCTCGCTCGCCTCCCTGAAGGACGGTCAGGTCGCCGTCGGTGCCAAGACCGCGAAGTCGAACGGCTGGAAGACCGGCGACACCCTCCCGGTGAAGTTCGACGACGACAAGAAGGGCGAGATCACCATCGGGGCGGTCTACAAGGAGAACGACTTCCTGTCGCCCTTCGTGATCCCCAAGGAGCTGGCGGACCGCCACAGCTCCTCCCCCCGCCCCGAGATCCGCGAGATCTGGATCAAGACGGACGGCGGCGCGAGCAAGGCCAACGAGCAGTCCGTCGTGGACGCGCTCGGCGACAACCCGGCGATGAGCGTCATGGACCGGCAGGACATCCGTGACATGTTCGGCGGCTTCATCAACACCGCGCTGAACATCATGTACGGGCTGCTCGCCATGGCCCTGCTGATCGCCGTCCTCGGGGTCGTCAACACCCTCGCGATGTCGGTGTTCGAGCGCCAGCAGGAGATCGGCATGCTGCGGGCGATCGGCCTCGACCGGAGCCGCGTCAAGCGCATGATCCGCCTGGAGGCCGTGGTCATCTCGGTCTTCGGCGCGGTGATCGGGGTCGGCCTCGGGGTCTTCCTCGGCTGGGCGATCGGCCAGACCCTGGCCGCCGACATCCCCGGCTACGCCCTGGTCATCCCGTGGGACCGCCTCGCGCTCTTCCTGGCCCTGGCCGGCCTGGTGGGCGTCCTCGCCTCGCTGTGGCCCGCCCGCAGCGCCGCGAAGCTCAACATGCTGACGGCCATCAAGACCGAGTAG
- a CDS encoding cyclopropane-fatty-acyl-phospholipid synthase family protein: protein MARAASRLTALAEELLSEPLPVRIRAWDGSESGPPGAPVLVIRHRRALRRLLWKPGELGLARAWVAGEIDVEGDLYEVLDRVAGLLWDRGVDAKDTVHPVRDPAVRAFARGLLQLAGPWPPPAPPAEEVRRRTGPLHTKRRDKEAISHHYDVGNDFYALVLGPSMVYSCAYWQDGGTLEDAQRDKLDMVCRKLALKEGDRLLDVGCGWGSMAIHAAREYGAHVTGITLSQEQAIHARKRIAEEGLTDRIEIRVQDYRDVRDGPYDAISSIGMAEHVGSVRYREYADDLFALLKPGGRLLNHQIARRPEKDEDAYRIDEFIDSYVFPDGELAPLGRTLATLEEAGFEARDVQALREHYALTLRHWVANLERHWEQAVRATSPGRARVWRLYMAASALSFEHNKIGVNQILAVRPLEGGSSRLPLRTRAWTEETGG from the coding sequence ATGGCACGCGCCGCATCGCGGCTGACCGCTCTTGCCGAAGAGCTGCTCTCGGAACCCCTACCGGTCCGCATCCGGGCCTGGGACGGCAGCGAATCGGGTCCGCCCGGCGCCCCCGTCCTGGTGATCCGCCACCGCCGCGCCCTGCGCAGACTCCTGTGGAAGCCGGGCGAACTGGGCCTGGCCCGAGCCTGGGTGGCCGGTGAGATCGATGTCGAGGGCGATCTGTACGAGGTCCTCGACCGGGTCGCCGGGCTGCTCTGGGACCGGGGCGTCGACGCCAAGGACACCGTCCACCCGGTCCGCGACCCCGCCGTACGCGCCTTCGCCCGCGGCCTCCTCCAGCTGGCCGGCCCTTGGCCGCCGCCCGCCCCGCCCGCCGAGGAGGTCCGCCGCCGCACCGGCCCGCTGCACACCAAGCGCCGGGACAAGGAGGCGATCAGCCACCACTACGACGTGGGCAACGACTTCTACGCCCTGGTCCTCGGCCCGTCCATGGTCTACTCCTGCGCCTACTGGCAGGACGGCGGCACCCTGGAGGACGCCCAGCGCGACAAGCTGGACATGGTCTGCCGCAAGCTCGCCCTGAAGGAGGGCGACCGCCTCCTGGACGTCGGCTGCGGCTGGGGATCGATGGCCATCCACGCGGCCCGCGAGTACGGGGCCCACGTCACCGGCATCACCCTCTCCCAGGAACAGGCCATCCACGCCCGCAAGCGCATCGCCGAGGAGGGCCTGACCGACCGGATCGAGATCCGCGTCCAGGACTACCGGGACGTCCGCGACGGACCGTACGACGCCATCTCCTCGATCGGCATGGCCGAACACGTCGGCTCCGTCCGCTACCGCGAGTACGCCGACGACCTCTTCGCCCTCCTGAAGCCCGGCGGACGCCTGCTGAACCACCAGATCGCCCGCCGCCCCGAGAAGGACGAGGACGCCTACCGCATCGACGAGTTCATCGACTCCTACGTCTTCCCCGACGGCGAACTCGCCCCCCTCGGCCGCACCCTGGCCACCCTGGAGGAGGCCGGGTTCGAGGCCCGGGACGTCCAGGCGCTGCGCGAGCACTACGCGCTGACCCTGCGCCACTGGGTGGCCAACCTGGAGCGCCACTGGGAGCAGGCGGTACGCGCCACCTCGCCGGGCCGGGCCAGGGTCTGGCGGCTCTACATGGCCGCCTCCGCGCTCTCCTTCGAGCACAACAAGATCGGCGTCAACCAGATCCTCGCGGTGCGCCCGCTGGAGGGCGGCTCCTCCCGGCTGCCGCTGCGCACCCGCGCCTGGACGGAGGAGACGGGCGGCTGA
- a CDS encoding NAD(P)/FAD-dependent oxidoreductase: protein MSTTERPRILVVGGGYVGLYAARRILKKMRYGEATVTVVDPRSYMTYQPFLPEAAAGSISPRHVVVPLRRVLPKAEVLTGRVTTIDQDRKVATVAPLVGEAYELPFDYLVIAMGAVSRTFPIPGLAEQGIGMKGIEEAIGLRNHVLEQLDKADSTTDEDVRRKALTFVFVGGGFAGAETIGEVEDMARDAAKYYTNVKREDMRFILVDAADKILPEVGPKLGAYGKEHLESRGVEIYLSTSMDSCVDGHVVLKNGLEVDSSTIVWTAGVKPNPALARFGLPLGPRGHVDTSEKLQVQGTDYIWAAGDNAQVPDMIGRRAGNPNAWCPPNAQHALRQAKVLGDNVISGMRGFPQKEYSHANKGAVAGLGLHKGVAMIVMGKVKIKLKGRLAWYMHRGYHGMAMPTWNRKIRIFADWTLAVFLKREVVSLGAMETPREEFYEAAKPAPAPAVAAKSEGEKAKAS from the coding sequence ATGAGCACCACGGAGCGTCCCAGGATCCTCGTTGTAGGCGGTGGGTACGTAGGCCTGTACGCAGCTCGTCGCATTCTGAAGAAGATGCGATACGGAGAGGCGACCGTCACGGTCGTCGACCCGCGGTCGTACATGACGTACCAGCCCTTCCTCCCCGAAGCTGCCGCAGGCAGCATCTCGCCTCGGCATGTCGTCGTCCCGCTGCGACGCGTGCTGCCCAAGGCTGAGGTTCTCACCGGTCGTGTCACGACCATCGACCAGGACCGCAAGGTCGCCACGGTCGCGCCGCTCGTCGGCGAGGCCTACGAGCTGCCCTTCGACTACCTGGTCATCGCGATGGGCGCGGTCTCCCGTACCTTCCCGATCCCCGGCCTCGCCGAGCAGGGCATCGGCATGAAGGGCATCGAGGAGGCCATCGGCCTGCGCAACCACGTCCTGGAGCAGCTGGACAAGGCTGACTCCACGACCGATGAGGACGTCCGCCGCAAGGCGCTGACGTTCGTCTTCGTGGGCGGCGGCTTCGCCGGTGCGGAGACCATCGGCGAGGTCGAGGACATGGCCCGCGACGCGGCGAAGTACTACACCAACGTGAAGCGCGAGGACATGCGCTTCATCCTGGTCGACGCCGCCGACAAGATCCTTCCCGAGGTCGGCCCGAAGCTGGGCGCCTACGGCAAGGAGCACCTGGAGAGCCGCGGCGTGGAGATCTACCTCTCCACCTCCATGGACTCCTGCGTCGACGGCCACGTGGTGCTCAAGAACGGCCTGGAGGTCGACTCCAGCACCATCGTGTGGACCGCCGGTGTGAAGCCGAACCCGGCGCTCGCCCGCTTCGGCCTGCCGCTCGGCCCCCGCGGCCACGTGGACACCTCCGAGAAGCTCCAGGTGCAGGGCACCGACTACATCTGGGCCGCGGGCGACAACGCCCAGGTGCCGGACATGATCGGCCGCCGCGCCGGCAACCCGAACGCCTGGTGCCCGCCCAACGCCCAGCACGCGCTGCGTCAGGCGAAGGTCCTCGGCGACAACGTGATCTCCGGCATGCGGGGCTTCCCGCAGAAGGAGTACAGCCACGCCAACAAGGGTGCGGTCGCCGGTCTCGGCCTGCACAAGGGCGTCGCGATGATCGTCATGGGCAAGGTGAAGATCAAGCTCAAGGGCCGTCTCGCCTGGTACATGCACCGCGGCTACCACGGCATGGCGATGCCGACCTGGAACCGTAAGATCCGGATCTTCGCCGACTGGACTCTCGCAGTCTTCCTCAAGCGCGAGGTCGTCTCGCTCGGCGCCATGGAGACGCCGCGCGAGGAGTTCTACGAGGCCGCCAAGCCGGCCCCGGCTCCGGCCGTGGCCGCCAAGTCCGAGGGCGAGAAGGCCAAGGCCTCCTGA
- a CDS encoding type II toxin-antitoxin system Phd/YefM family antitoxin — translation MAESTVTVREARAHLADHINSAETGTPTVITRNGEPVAALVPIADFDALEEAADVLLAREAEAVLAEGGPTVTMAELLADLFAERADGAA, via the coding sequence ATGGCCGAGAGCACTGTGACTGTACGGGAAGCCCGCGCACACCTGGCGGACCACATCAACTCCGCCGAGACGGGCACGCCCACGGTGATCACCCGCAACGGCGAGCCCGTCGCCGCACTGGTGCCGATCGCGGACTTCGACGCGCTGGAGGAAGCCGCCGACGTCCTGCTCGCCCGAGAAGCGGAAGCGGTCTTGGCGGAGGGGGGCCCGACCGTGACCATGGCGGAGCTGCTGGCGGACCTGTTCGCCGAGCGGGCCGACGGCGCGGCGTGA
- a CDS encoding type II toxin-antitoxin system RelE/ParE family toxin: MKYAFRFTAAAQRQLRAIDRPAAMRILAALTALGDDPYREDADIKKLTGPSGLYRLRVGSFRVAYQVEDGELIILVVKVGNRRDVYRSL; the protein is encoded by the coding sequence GTGAAGTACGCGTTCCGCTTCACCGCCGCGGCACAGCGACAGCTCCGGGCCATCGACCGGCCCGCCGCCATGCGCATCCTCGCCGCGCTGACAGCACTCGGCGACGATCCGTACCGCGAGGATGCCGACATCAAGAAGCTCACCGGCCCGTCGGGGCTCTACCGGCTCCGGGTGGGCAGCTTCCGGGTCGCCTACCAGGTGGAGGACGGCGAACTGATCATCCTCGTCGTCAAGGTCGGCAACCGGCGGGATGTCTACCGGTCCCTCTGA
- a CDS encoding Ppx/GppA phosphatase family protein, which produces MTRVAAVDCGTNSIRLLVADADPATGTFTQLDRRMTIVRLGQGVDRTGRLAPEALERTFAACREYAAVIEELGAERVRFVATSASRDAENSEEFVSGVREILGVEPEVITGDQEAQLSFDGATKELTGSDHLAKPYLVVDIGGGSTEFVLGSDGVEAARSVDIGCVRMTERHLVADGAVVDPPTHERVAAIRADIEAALDVAAEAVQLTEAATLVGLAGTVTTIAGIALELTEYDSEAIHHSRVSRGQVRAITEHLLQSTHEERAAIPVMHPGRVDVIAAGALVLLAVMERTGAHEVVVSEHDILDGIAWSAA; this is translated from the coding sequence ATGACCAGGGTTGCCGCCGTCGACTGCGGTACGAACTCCATCCGGCTCCTCGTCGCCGACGCGGACCCCGCCACCGGCACCTTCACCCAGCTGGACCGGCGGATGACGATCGTCCGCCTCGGCCAGGGCGTCGACAGGACCGGCCGGCTCGCCCCCGAGGCGCTGGAGCGCACCTTCGCGGCCTGCCGCGAGTACGCCGCGGTGATCGAGGAGCTGGGCGCCGAACGCGTCCGCTTCGTGGCCACCTCCGCCTCCCGCGACGCCGAGAACAGCGAGGAGTTCGTCTCCGGCGTCCGGGAGATCCTGGGCGTGGAGCCCGAGGTGATCACCGGCGACCAGGAGGCGCAGCTCTCCTTCGACGGTGCCACCAAGGAGCTGACCGGCAGCGACCACCTGGCCAAGCCGTACCTGGTCGTCGACATCGGCGGCGGCTCCACCGAGTTCGTGCTCGGCTCGGACGGGGTCGAGGCGGCCCGCTCCGTGGACATCGGCTGCGTACGCATGACCGAGCGTCACCTGGTCGCGGACGGCGCCGTGGTGGACCCGCCCACCCACGAGCGGGTCGCCGCGATCCGCGCGGACATCGAAGCCGCCCTGGACGTGGCCGCCGAGGCCGTTCAGCTCACCGAAGCGGCCACGCTGGTCGGCCTGGCGGGCACGGTCACCACGATCGCGGGGATCGCGCTGGAGCTGACGGAGTACGACTCCGAGGCCATCCACCACTCCCGGGTCTCCCGCGGCCAGGTCCGCGCCATCACCGAGCACCTCCTCCAGTCCACCCACGAGGAGCGCGCCGCGATCCCCGTGATGCACCCGGGCCGCGTCGACGTGATCGCCGCGGGCGCCCTCGTGCTGCTCGCCGTGATGGAGCGGACGGGCGCCCACGAGGTCGTCGTCAGCGAGCACGACATCCTGGACGGGATCGCCTGGAGCGCCGCGTAA
- a CDS encoding DUF501 domain-containing protein — translation METPPPQTESTKPTDADIAAFEQQLGRPPRGLRAIAHRCPCGNPDVVETQPRLEDGTPFPTTYYLTCPRAASAIGTLEANGVMKEMTARLETDPELAAAYRAAHEDYITRRDAIEVLEGFPSAGGMPDRVKCLHVLVGHSLAAGPGVNPLGDEAIAMLPEWWAKGPCVTPCTTPDDRTGDGSGHFTARPLGGSTEGQDA, via the coding sequence ATGGAAACGCCCCCTCCGCAGACCGAGTCCACCAAGCCCACCGACGCGGACATCGCCGCGTTCGAGCAGCAGCTCGGCCGCCCGCCGCGCGGCCTGCGCGCCATCGCGCACCGCTGCCCGTGCGGCAACCCGGACGTGGTGGAGACCCAGCCCCGTCTGGAGGACGGCACGCCGTTCCCGACGACGTACTACCTGACCTGCCCCCGGGCGGCCTCGGCGATCGGCACGCTGGAGGCGAACGGGGTCATGAAGGAGATGACGGCCCGTCTGGAGACCGACCCGGAGCTGGCCGCCGCCTACCGGGCCGCGCACGAGGACTACATCACCCGCCGCGACGCCATCGAGGTCCTGGAGGGCTTCCCGAGCGCCGGTGGCATGCCGGACCGGGTGAAGTGCCTGCACGTCCTGGTCGGCCACTCGCTGGCCGCCGGGCCCGGGGTGAACCCGCTGGGCGACGAGGCCATCGCGATGCTGCCCGAGTGGTGGGCCAAGGGCCCGTGCGTCACGCCGTGCACGACACCGGACGACAGGACCGGGGACGGGAGCGGCCACTTCACCGCGCGCCCCCTCGGCGGCTCCACGGAAGGGCAGGACGCATGA